From the Drechmeria coniospora strain ARSEF 6962 chromosome 02, whole genome shotgun sequence genome, the window ACTTTCGCATTCAAAGATAATGACCAAGTTCATGAGGCTTTCCATGTCGCATCTCATGGATACACAGCTGGCCCAGGAGACTTCATCCTCGAAGAAGCAACCCATTCCCCAGAGAAGAAAGACTCCACTCGCAGAAGGGGTGGTAAAGTTGTTTGGCCCCGGGAGGAAGACCTGGAGGAGTATGTCGACAGCCCGATTGCATATTCTCATGTTGAATAAATAGTTGGCCAATGCTTCCGTGGCCGCCCCATTGTTGTAGCTTAGTCGAATTTCTTGCTGTTCCGGGCCTCGGTGCGCGCATCGACATCGTTCACGACGTGAGACATGTATGTCGAGCTGTGCAACGCCAGTGAGGAACCCAGCTATGTGGGCATAATGAGTCATTGCCCTTGGAAATCTGCAAGAGCTGCGAAGGTGCCAATTGAGACGGGATGCGACGGATTCGAGTAGAATGTAGTTCGCAGGCGGCTAGCAGGTAATGACATCACACCCGCTTCTCTGCGTCAGGATCCTGGAAAGCTGGctacatacatgtacggggcAGACCCAGGTCGTATTTTTGCTTCAGGCGCTAGGGCATTTTGGAGTACCGCATCACTTGGATCGCTCACTTGCCATCTACCTCCCTTTCCCTATCAAGGTGAGCAATATCAGTAACAGTCTAGGGTAGCATTTATCATAGGCCACGGCCAAGACGGCATATGTTTTCAGTAGCCTTTTCGCTACGCTTTGATAGGCTCTCCTGGGGTAGTTAAGTAGCTCACATTATCCCACCAGGTCCGTGGCAACAGGCGAGCCCAAGCTAATGATTCCGCGCTCTTTCGCTATGGCGTTGAGCACAAGGCAGTCTCGTGTTGCGCATCATTGGAAGTTGGCTCAATTCGCCATCGTAATCTTCATTGCGATCGCTTCCGGCTGACCCACATCGGTCCCTCTGTTCATTATATGGTATGCGAGGGGGGTCGCCTTGTCCTAGTCCTCCGTAGAATGTCCCCAGCCGTGTTTCGTCGCTCAAGGTGCAGCGTCTTGTTCCTGTAAGCATTCCTGAAATGACTCCATGAGAATTGATACGCTGACGTGAGGGCACTGTTCGTCAACTTGACTCCTCGATGTCATCTTCGTGACGAACCAGGTTGTCGGCACCGGGTAGGGCTGCAAGGGCCCGCGGTCCAGGTACTTTTATGCTTTCGATATCGTCCTTCAGCACGATCTTTGGGCTCTAGGGAAGTAAAGGCAGTCTAGACGATCCTATCTCTGTGTAGCAGGAGCGAGTCATCGTTTGTTTTTGCCGCCTATTACATCTACCAACCTTGGAATTCATATGATGTATGATGAGAGAAGAGAAATTATGGCTGTCATGGATATGCTGCCCGCTAAGCTTATATTTATTGCGTCTAGACGTCTGGAGTGTAGAGGGTCTGTGAGCTGATCCGCTGAGGCCATGGTTAAAGGAGTCAAACTCTCCGTCTGTCCAGCTACTTGTTCAAAAGGACTGCCCTGTTGGTCGTGTCCCTCCATGACTCATGGCTGCATGTCAGACGGACTTTTCGTCAAGTTTCGATGGCGTGCAAGCAAAGGTTGGTGGCGGCTCGTTGGGAATGCGTTCTTCTCTGCATCCTGTAGAAACCCATGGAACCGACCACGTGCAAGCGGTTGGTTCGGTTGTTTTCGTTGAATGTGCACGCCGTGAATCAACTCGCCATCGTTTGATCAACGACAGGATGGTCTCTACTGTACTCTTATCATCTGTAAGCTATAACACCAACAAGCATTGCAACGTTCCGGTAACGAGGTGGAACACGAACGGATTGCACTAATGAACAAACTATGCCATTAGTGCCAAATAAAGGGGAACGCACCTACCAGATTTAAATTTACGTTAAAAGACGACATGGAATTTAACTATAGTATTATAGTCGATATTATAGACAACGACGATAACCACAACTGGTGCAACAGAAGGAACCTTTACGATCTCGACACCTCCAAGCTGTACTACAAATTGCTTTGCAACGATAATTGTAACGGTAACGATTGGAGGGACTACAATTATTACCAAGGTCCAACAGgaggtacatctacaatccCACCACCTGCAGGATGTACTACCGACTGCTTCACGAAAATAATTATAACTGGAACAGTTGGAGGCACTACAATACTACAACTGGTTCGACAGCGGGCACCTCGACTATTCAACCCACTCCTGAATGCACAACGAACTGCTTTACAACAATAATCGTAGCCAGAACAGTTGGCGACTCTACAATCACTACTACCAGTCCAACGGCAGGCACTTCTACAAACGGAAGAAGAGCGGTGAGAGTCGAGAGGGACAAGTTCGAACCAACACATGTTGGTGGAGCATAACGAGTCGTGGTAGTTTGATCTCGCCATCATCATTATCGGATTGATATTTATACAGGCAATAATCAGAAGAactatactactactataataacATGAAATGAGGAAAAAGGTGAACATCAGTAATAGTTCATCAGATCGGATAACAACATTAGCTACGCAACCAGATGGATGCGACAAACCTCGACAGCTTCATTCGAGTATAAGTATGTGTTTGAATAAAAGCGTGATAAAGCTATGAGGAGGCGCATTACGATACTCGTTACTTCTCGGTACAAATTTCATGAAATCCAAATCACCGAGGTTGTACATGAAGTCGTTCCGGAAATCTTTAGCCGGCATGATTGTACTGCTCAGCTCGTGCGCTGGCGTGAAACGATTGAATTCAAGTACAAGAAGCAGTGTCGTGCACAACTGCAGCGAGATGCGACGCGATGCAAGGGCCCGTAAGAAAATGTACAGGGCAATAAAAGGGAGGTTTTTCGATCTTCTAGTACATACGACCATAGGTAGTGGAAAATACTGGATCCCGTCTGCTCTCCACACGTCAAGCCACTAACCGGCAGATTAGTAGTtgagtcggtgacgatcaGCGAACACCGGCTGTTGTATGTTTTTTTTTGAGGTTTTTGTCCTCGTTGAAGAATAAATAAATAacacgccgccgacctggTTCTCCATCCCTCCTCCTTCCAGGCTGCAGATTCTTCACCCACGTACTTTTGGTACGAGGGACCTCGAGTCGAGGTGCAAAAGGCAGAAACCTGCCCGCGATGCGAAGAAGCTCTTGCTCACATCGCCGCAGCGAGCAGACACTGCATGCAACATGCCCGCTTCCCTGTGCTCATTTCGTTCACCGAACATGAGCGCTGTGCGCCCCTGCCGATTGGGAATCAACCTCCTCTACAGTTTGACGCCCTCAATCTCAAAGGTCTGGATTTGGTCCGCGGAGAACTTGGCGACCAGCTTGTCCTTGGTCAGCTTCAGATCCTTGTAGGCGACGTACTGATCGCCACCCTCCGGCTGCGTGCTCCACCGGGGCACGACGGacccgtcggtgccggcagcGGAGAACTTGCTAAGATCGAAGACCAAGGTCCTCGCGACGTCCCAGTTGGCAGCGACAATAACGAGCTTCTTCGCGCTCGCATCATAGGCAGCCATCGTGTTGTCGTCGGGCGCCGCCAGGATGCGCATCCCCTGTCGGACGTGTCGGGAGAATTGAGCGAGAACAAAGTACTTCATGTTGGCATCGCcgagcttcttcttctcgtGGTCGCCGAAGAGGAGACCCCAGctcttgccgtcgacggcttgccACTGGACCCAAGCAGTCGGGTGCAGCTTGGCAAAGTCGAGGAGGATGCAGGTGCACATCTGCTTGCCAGTCGCGTCGTTGTCGCCGTACTCGCTCTGCCAGAGCACCTTTCCATTCTTCTTGGCAATGCTGTACAGCGCGTTGCGATCGCCGGCCGTGTACTGGTAGCCGTGCACGTTGATCTTCTCGATGGTCTGCCGCGAGCTGCCGTCCAGATTCTGCCAGGTCGCGATGGCGACGTCGTACTtgttggcgtcgacgccagTGATCAGGCTCGTCAGGCCGCGGTTCTTCATCTTCTCCTTCAGCTCGGCGAGCACCTTGCCCATGGTGCCGTACTCGAAATAGCACCCTTCCTGCTTACCCTTGTCGCCCTGCCAgtgcgtcgacggctcgtTGAAGGGCTCGATGGAGTGGAAATCAATTCCCCAGTTGTCCCTCGCGTGCTGGGCGATCGACGACAGGTAAATGGCGTGCGCGTCGTAGTTCCACGACTGCAGGTTGTCCGTCAACCCGGCAGGGACCGAGCCCGAAGGGTTGTGGCTGTACGTCATCCACCACATGGGAGAGACGGAAAAGAGCTCGAACGTGTtcgcgccggccgccttggcctttttcAGCATGGACCGCTGGTTCGCGTCGACGGTCCAGTCCCAGGAGGAGCTCGCCGGGTTTCTGCTCTGCCAGTTGAGCCAGTAGCCGTCGATGAGGCGAGACTGCCTGGCGTTGGGCGACCTTTGCATCGTGTACCCGTGGTAGCCCTTGTCGCTGCTGGCGCCGGCGTTGTAGCGGGCAATGTTGAGGCCAAGGCCGGGAAGGCTCTTGCCGTTGATCTTCTGCGTGTTCTTGGAGAAGAAGAGGttggcgaggtcgtcgcGGTCGCCGAACGCCTTGGCCCACCACGACAAGGACGTTCCCCAACCCTCCCATTTGCCAAAGTTGGAGCTCggatcgaggacgagcgactttttcacctcggccgccgccggcttcggcttcgtcttGGGCACGGCTGCGAgcttgacggcctcgaccttcTCCGCTTGGCTGTCGTAGAGCTTCCGATCatagccgtcgtcgtcgtcattgtCGTCGAGCGCGCCTCCCGGCGTTTCTATGGGGTGATCGGGCGGGCCGATCGTTGCCTGCACGCCGAACTGTTGCAAATCATCTCGGAACTGGGTCTCGTACGTTGCCGTGCTCGCCGAGCAAGACACGCTTTCCTCCTGCCCGGTGCTTGGCAGACAGtgggcgaggaggccaaggaggctgGCCAAGACGACGTCTCGCCTCATGCTGAATGAAGGTTGCAAAGGATGATGAGGTAGGGGTGAACGAATGACCCAATCCGGTACGAGGAAGATGGGCTCTGGCACAATCCGACCCGTTCCGCGAGAGTGGTCAAGTCAAGGACGACGGGTATGGGGGGCGGAAGCGTGCTCGCGAAGCCGCTGTCGGTGTCGGACAGgtgagaggaggaggagcgagccggtcgaggtcgagagcatcgtcggcatATATACTTGGGTGTAGATGCTCTCCGCTGCGCAATGCAGAGTGGATATCGCCTTGGGGGACGCAGGCGAGCCTGGTTGGCATATTGCATTGTTCCGAGTAATGGGAATAACGTCTTTGTTATCCGCTGCTAACGAATTTTGCTCGAAGTTGCGGGCAATCCAAGCTTACCTATAGTAGCGCCATCGGATCAGCGGGTCTGATGACCCGATCGGTTGGATTAGCTTGACGGTGCTATGCTATAGAAGGATTAGCCGTTGTGGCTCGAACATACCTAGCTGCCACCGTGACAATGAAGCCCCTGATGGACCTCTGTCGCATTTCCGTGGCTTTTTGGTATAGTTGCCGATGCCCATGGCCATATCCTCCCGCGAGGTCCTTCTCGTCCCTTTCCTGTCCGTTCTTCCTCGGTGAGAATCGGGGTCATGACGAGGTGGTGGGATTACGAAGCGCTGCATTTCAACTATGCCGTATGCCAGGTAACATGAAGTACTCAGGTATGCCGCTTGCGAGCTGGTGggttggccatgacgacgtaGTAGACTTTCCAATATTATCAGGTAAATATAGCAATTTGGTGGTTGAATGTAACATGACAAAAGCAAGAGCAAACCCTGTGGTAGGGTGcatgtatactccgtactattgACACAATTCTCCCAGCATTGCCTCGGCCAGCAGGTGGCGATGCCCGTTTCTCAGCCATACTTTCTGTCCGCATCGCCGCAGGGGTTCCCGTCACCCACAGGAGCTCATACACGCACTTGCTGAAAGAGGGAGGTCGACAATACGCAATACGAGGGGCGAATGGAAATTATACGCTACGGCCTACGGCAATGTGCCGGACCTGAGAGTCTagaaggcgaaggcggccgtcgcACATGTCGCAGGGCTGGTCCGTGTACTCCCGTGCGCATGGCAGGTGTTGCTCGCCACTGAGAGCAccggtggcgacgatgccgaagTGCACTTCTTTCCTCGCACATTTACTCTGGGTGTGGAAGCAAGCACGGCAAGCGGCGATGGCCGATCGGATTTCGCATCCGCCGTGCGCGTGTAAGCAGTTGATATATCATGTGGAAGCGGCGGGTGCAACTAGGAAACAGGACGAGCCAGAGGCCGCTTCGCCCAAGTACTCTCCCGAGATTCGCGAGCATCTGTCGAAGTACGGAGAGCACTCTTTgtggagtattaatactagaGGTAAATGTACGCATATGGATTACACACTGTTTCAATGTAAGTACTATGTAAGAGTAAATTAGGCACAAGTGTTTACCGTAGTGTAAtaagcaggtgtactgtagacaCACAACTGTTTAGCGTAATGGCGCTGAAGGTGTAGGTCCAAGTGTTGGTGTGGGTATTTGACGTCACTGAAAGtggaggaggtggagggTTTGGTGTGACGGCCATGCAAatgtactactactgttagtaggtaatagtaagtaggtactacaTTGGTAGGTAgatactaggtaggtagttaCAAGTGTTtggtgtacaactacggagtattgtacAACTAATGGCTCTGGAAGTGCAGGTGCAGTATATTACTGCATTAAGTGTTTCGTGCTGTTGTGGCACTGACAGTGCAGTTACAGTAACCTTACTGTATTATGTGTTTCGTGCTGTTGTGGCACTGAAAGTGTAGGTACAAGTGCTCGGTACAAGGCGACGGAGGAATAATAGAATGGGACTCGGACTCCAAAGTAATACCACCTCGAAGTAAGTATTTACATGCTACGTTAATTACATGCAATCGCGGGAGGAAGTGTCCACTTCGCTATAAGTATGTCCCGAGTCGCGCAATTCGTCCACTCCGTCGGCGTACtttcatgcaagtacggtaaCTAAATTCACGTGCAGTAATTATCACTACTTACACAATGAATAAGGTTGGTACAAGGAAGGGTTTTCCGCCATGTTCTCTCGTACCAGGCAGCGCGCCGCCAGAGAAATTCCAGCATCTGATGTTGGCTGGGCATAAAAATCCGAGCATCGGACGTCGGGGACTTTTGCCAGCCATTCGCCGTCCCTGTTCCGAGTCTGTTTCACCGTGCGGCAGAGAGACGACCCAGCATTGTGGAGAGGTTCGTTCGTTGGTCGAGGTAGCACTAGAGTGGATATCCAGAAGGAACCTTGCTTATTGTAGGAGTGTTGCATGTAATAATTGCCTGCATTTAAGTGCACGGCAATAACAGTGCTACTTATGTGCCATGCTCGTTTCATGACGAGTTGTGCGGACGCCATAATCTTTGTCAGCTCAGCATTTTGACAGATGATATCATTGCGAGCCATGCCGGATTTCCCAAGGCACTCCATACTTTTCTCTAATTTTGCCAACATGTGCATTATACCTATACCAACGAGTCGTACGTGCATTGCTGTAAGTAATCTAcagtactattattacctCTGTTCCTATA encodes:
- a CDS encoding Endo-beta-1,6-galactanase (RecName: Full=Endo-beta-1,6-galactanase), giving the protein MRRDVVLASLLGLLAHCLPSTGQEESVSCSASTATYETQFRDDLQQFGVQATIGPPDHPIETPGGALDDNDDDDGYDRKLYDSQAEKVEAVKLAAVPKTKPKPAAAEVKKSLVLDPSSNFGKWEGWGTSLSWWAKAFGDRDDLANLFFSKNTQKINGKSLPGLGLNIARYNAGASSDKGYHGYTMQRSPNARQSRLIDGYWLNWQSRNPASSSWDWTVDANQRSMLKKAKAAGANTFELFSVSPMWWMTYSHNPSGSVPAGLTDNLQSWNYDAHAIYLSSIAQHARDNWGIDFHSIEPFNEPSTHWQGDKGKQEGCYFEYGTMGKVLAELKEKMKNRGLTSLITGVDANKYDVAIATWQNLDGSSRQTIEKINVHGYQYTAGDRNALYSIAKKNGKVLWQSEYGDNDATGKQMCTCILLDFAKLHPTAWVQWQAVDGKSWGLLFGDHEKKKLGDANMKYFVLAQFSRHVRQGMRILAAPDDNTMAAYDASAKKLVIVAANWDVARTLVFDLSKFSAAGTDGSVVPRWSTQPEGGDQYVAYKDLKLTKDKLVAKFSADQIQTFEIEGVKL